From one Streptomyces sp. N50 genomic stretch:
- a CDS encoding MFS transporter, with protein sequence MLAVLLLPGALRAFLPALIGRSALAMGGLALLLAVQDSTGSYAQAGFATAAFGIANVVAAPWRARAVDRFGQRPALTTMAASQAATLIALALITASDGVAAIWFLVLSAVVGLTSPPLGAAMRMVWASLTTAGDQRTKAFSIDAICEDLLYVAGPVIITAVIVATSPGIGLWVTAAAVFLGTTAMTSSASSRTLRGTGGSGVRGDRPLRQPGFVRVLTVLLGVGCVLGVAEIAAPAVAAQHDAVSASGWLLAAFSGGSALGGFLYGQLNLKTGAAKRLFVLCIGMGLASVIVSQLDTLGLFAAGIALVGLFLTPSLVTGYLIADAIVPETSQTEASTWINTSLNLGASLGSAAAGIIIDRSGAWLALLLVGVIALALALASAVPFTQLRTMEPHADHTPDRCDQGG encoded by the coding sequence GTGCTCGCAGTGCTTCTCCTTCCCGGCGCACTTCGCGCCTTCCTTCCGGCCCTGATTGGCCGGTCCGCGCTCGCGATGGGCGGTCTTGCTCTCCTACTCGCCGTCCAGGACAGTACGGGCTCCTACGCACAGGCCGGTTTCGCAACAGCGGCGTTCGGGATAGCCAACGTCGTCGCCGCTCCCTGGCGTGCCCGGGCCGTCGATCGATTCGGACAGCGGCCGGCGCTCACCACGATGGCTGCAAGCCAGGCAGCAACGTTGATCGCTCTCGCGCTCATCACGGCAAGCGACGGAGTCGCGGCCATCTGGTTCCTCGTTCTCAGCGCGGTAGTCGGCCTGACATCGCCGCCTTTGGGAGCGGCGATGCGCATGGTCTGGGCCTCCCTCACGACGGCCGGCGACCAGCGAACGAAGGCGTTCAGCATCGACGCGATCTGCGAGGACCTTCTCTATGTCGCTGGTCCCGTCATTATCACCGCGGTCATCGTGGCCACCTCTCCCGGCATCGGACTCTGGGTGACCGCGGCAGCGGTCTTCCTCGGCACCACAGCCATGACGTCCAGCGCCTCGTCGCGGACACTGCGCGGAACAGGAGGGAGCGGCGTGCGAGGTGATCGCCCGCTGCGACAGCCGGGCTTCGTCAGGGTATTGACCGTCCTGCTGGGCGTCGGCTGCGTACTGGGAGTCGCGGAAATCGCAGCACCGGCCGTCGCTGCGCAACATGATGCGGTCTCGGCCTCGGGCTGGCTGCTGGCAGCCTTCTCCGGCGGAAGTGCTCTGGGAGGTTTCCTCTATGGACAGCTGAACCTCAAGACTGGAGCAGCCAAGAGGCTGTTCGTCTTGTGCATCGGCATGGGGCTTGCCTCAGTGATCGTGTCCCAGCTGGACACTCTCGGTCTCTTCGCCGCGGGCATCGCTCTCGTCGGCCTCTTCCTCACTCCGTCCCTCGTCACTGGGTACCTCATTGCGGACGCCATTGTCCCGGAGACCAGCCAGACGGAAGCCTCGACCTGGATCAATACGTCTTTGAACCTCGGCGCTTCATTGGGGTCCGCGGCAGCGGGGATCATCATCGACAGGTCCGGTGCCTGGCTCGCCCTCCTGCTTGTGGGCGTGATCGCTCTCGCTCTCGCACTCGCTTCGGCCGTGCCGTTCACACAGTTGCGCACGATGGAGCCGCACGCGGACCATACGCCCGATCGTTGCGATCAAGGCG